One part of the Chryseobacterium mulctrae genome encodes these proteins:
- a CDS encoding helix-turn-helix domain-containing protein: MKAYESIKEILSFYQVHCDEPYYISSGKLIFEFPKRLFRMDFYAFCICVSGSIDLEIDNHHYNISQNGFLISAPSTIIKFVNTSKDFRMKVLFFEKNFLLKNISNPFFIENLSLFNKTTFNVVISNEASSKHLINLLEYLQQQTTRNGRFTEDIFRTIIINILLEVAVLIDEGRKDNAYPTPQDNNHIFFKFNELVKENILQHKDVQYYADKLFISNKYLILIVKKATGKTPHQIIDEALLKEVCVLLGYPEKNISQIAFETGFNSTSAFGRFFKKHASISPQRYRRQQHF; this comes from the coding sequence ATGAAAGCTTACGAAAGTATTAAAGAAATATTATCTTTTTATCAGGTACACTGTGATGAACCTTACTATATATCTTCAGGAAAACTCATTTTTGAATTCCCAAAAAGACTGTTCCGCATGGATTTTTATGCATTCTGCATCTGTGTTTCCGGTAGTATTGATTTAGAAATTGATAATCACCATTACAATATATCCCAAAACGGATTCCTGATATCTGCTCCGTCAACAATTATAAAATTTGTAAATACCAGCAAAGATTTCCGCATGAAGGTTCTATTCTTTGAAAAGAATTTCCTGCTTAAGAACATTTCTAATCCATTTTTTATCGAGAATCTGTCTCTATTCAATAAAACTACTTTTAATGTAGTTATTTCCAACGAAGCAAGTAGTAAACACTTAATCAATTTGTTGGAATATCTTCAGCAGCAGACCACGAGGAATGGTCGTTTTACAGAAGATATTTTTCGTACTATTATTATTAATATTTTATTGGAAGTTGCAGTTCTAATTGATGAAGGCAGAAAAGACAACGCATATCCCACTCCACAGGATAACAATCATATTTTTTTTAAATTCAATGAATTGGTGAAAGAAAATATTTTGCAGCATAAGGACGTACAATACTATGCGGACAAGCTATTCATTTCCAACAAATATCTTATTCTGATTGTAAAAAAAGCGACCGGCAAAACGCCGCATCAGATTATTGATGAGGCCTTATTAAAAGAGGTTTGCGTTCTGCTCGGCTATCCAGAAAAAAATATTTCTCAGATTGCTTTTGAAACAGGCTTTAATTCTACCTCTGCATTCGGCCGTTTCTTTAAAAAGCATGCGTCAATATCGCCCCAAAGGTACCGAAGACAACAGCATTTTTAA
- a CDS encoding porin family protein, producing the protein MKKITLAIALCATTFAVKAQITIDPEIGLNFNKIKTEVGDNSSESDDSKTGFRIGAGVNIPLSQGFYVKPGLFYSNKGSKTATSIGDFKTSMDYLEVPVNLGYQYKIEGGKSGGIFAEVGPYIGFGVSGKYKGENIPVIGSQETDINFGSGSDETKGFDWGFNFGAGYETPWGIYLKGQYGLGLGNLSNIDNVTSYNRGWNLSLGYRISL; encoded by the coding sequence ATGAAAAAAATCACACTGGCCATTGCACTTTGTGCAACTACTTTCGCTGTAAAGGCGCAAATAACGATTGACCCTGAAATAGGTCTGAATTTTAATAAAATAAAGACAGAGGTAGGCGATAATTCTTCCGAATCCGATGACTCCAAAACGGGGTTCCGTATCGGGGCAGGCGTTAACATCCCTTTGTCACAAGGTTTCTACGTAAAGCCCGGTTTATTTTACAGCAACAAGGGCTCAAAAACCGCTACCAGCATCGGAGATTTCAAAACCAGCATGGATTACCTTGAAGTCCCTGTTAATCTCGGATATCAGTATAAAATTGAAGGAGGAAAGTCCGGAGGAATTTTTGCAGAGGTAGGGCCTTACATCGGATTTGGAGTAAGCGGTAAATATAAAGGAGAGAATATCCCAGTAATCGGTTCTCAGGAAACCGACATCAACTTTGGTAGTGGCAGCGATGAAACTAAAGGATTCGATTGGGGATTTAATTTCGGTGCCGGATACGAAACACCTTGGGGAATCTATCTGAAAGGACAATATGGCCTGGGATTAGGTAATCTTTCCAATATAGACAACGTAACATCTTATAACCGTGGATGGAATCTTTCATTAGGATATCGAATCTCTCTTTAA
- a CDS encoding SusC/RagA family TonB-linked outer membrane protein: protein MKKSFCNLSHLQMAFGFTLLVSGVAIGQMRTITGTVTENNQPVKGVSVFQEGKEEVAVTNAAGVYRVQVSGENPVIIYRHPDYPERKITLGSRITVNISLGKEKEIEEVVLNAGYYKVKNKERTGSIAKISAKDIENQPVTNVLASAQGRMSGVSITQNSGTPGGGFDIQIRGKNSIRREGNEPLYIIDGVPQASETPSLYSNRILPWSSINPLNAINPNDIESFEILKDADATAIYGSRGANGVIIVTTKRGKKGRSELKLNTSYSLSRITRPMELMNTEQYISMRKQGFQNDNVPYPATMYDINGTWDQSRYTDWQKELIGGTADAYAVQLSLSGGSEITSYNISYGHNEQSTVLPADFRYRTDNVNANFSYFTPDRRLEFNFVNMFSFQKNNVQNDDLTLKSITLSPNAPALYNTSGNINWENGTFTNPVASFLSEYINKTAFFDNGLNVSYKLFPFLSVKMNAGISYQNFEERSLKPHTINNPALGQTSLNSTSSKNNQVNFSYILEPQVVGTYQFGNHQFEALVGTTLQKTQSDQGAITGRGFESNALIDNIGAASVKTISDQVRSEYNYTAVFARFNYQLKKRYILNLTGRRDGSSRFGPNNRFGNFGALGGAWLFSEENFLRDSKWLTLGKIRGSIGTTGNDKIGDYQYLNTYIISSNIYNGQTGLNPARLYNPNFSWEKTVKKEVAMELGFWKGRFNFSGAYYENTSSNQLVGIPLPATTGFSSIQSNLPAKIRNTGWEFDTSIQVLKNGKFRYDTSFNLSIPRNTLVEFPNLEGSTYSNQYVIGYPTTIARVYQYEGIDPATGLYKFKDFNGDGKINFPDDNKAVEKLGVRMFGGWSSQFRFGQWSASFLWQFVKQRNWNYNRQMLMPGTLSNQPVEVLDAWSPSNPEGTYMQYSAGYNPQKLSLHGFFQNSTAAVSDASYIRLKNVQVNYRIPVDRMGIKEAMVYFQGQNLLTITDYFGMDPEFYLVGYLPPLKTYSLGFQVTF from the coding sequence ATGAAAAAAAGCTTTTGCAACCTAAGTCATCTTCAAATGGCTTTTGGCTTCACCTTGCTCGTCTCCGGCGTAGCAATAGGGCAGATGCGCACCATTACAGGCACTGTCACGGAAAATAACCAGCCAGTCAAAGGTGTTTCCGTATTTCAGGAAGGTAAAGAAGAAGTGGCTGTGACCAATGCAGCAGGCGTTTACCGTGTTCAGGTATCGGGAGAAAATCCCGTAATCATTTACCGCCATCCGGACTATCCCGAACGAAAAATCACTTTAGGCAGCAGGATAACCGTCAATATCTCATTAGGTAAAGAAAAGGAAATTGAGGAAGTTGTTCTCAATGCAGGTTATTATAAGGTCAAAAACAAAGAAAGAACAGGAAGCATTGCCAAGATCTCAGCCAAAGACATCGAAAATCAACCTGTCACCAATGTCCTTGCTTCAGCGCAGGGTAGGATGAGCGGGGTTTCGATCACTCAGAATTCGGGAACACCTGGAGGGGGATTTGATATTCAGATCAGGGGTAAGAACAGTATCCGTCGGGAAGGGAATGAACCGCTATATATTATTGATGGTGTTCCTCAGGCTTCTGAAACGCCTTCATTGTATTCCAACAGGATCCTTCCTTGGTCATCGATCAATCCTTTGAATGCGATCAATCCAAATGATATTGAAAGCTTTGAGATTCTAAAAGATGCCGATGCTACGGCTATCTATGGAAGCCGTGGAGCCAACGGGGTCATCATTGTGACCACTAAAAGAGGGAAGAAGGGAAGGTCCGAACTGAAACTGAACACTTCCTATTCTTTAAGCAGGATCACAAGACCGATGGAGCTGATGAATACGGAACAGTATATCAGCATGAGAAAACAGGGATTTCAGAATGATAATGTGCCATATCCTGCAACTATGTATGATATCAACGGAACCTGGGACCAGTCGAGGTATACCGATTGGCAGAAAGAACTGATCGGCGGAACAGCTGATGCTTATGCCGTTCAGTTGTCTTTGAGCGGAGGTTCTGAGATCACCTCCTACAATATAAGCTATGGTCATAATGAACAGTCAACGGTTCTTCCTGCTGATTTCAGGTACAGGACGGATAACGTCAATGCCAATTTTTCTTATTTTACGCCTGACAGGAGACTGGAGTTCAATTTTGTCAACATGTTCTCCTTTCAGAAGAACAATGTTCAGAACGATGACCTTACCCTGAAAAGCATCACCTTAAGTCCGAATGCGCCTGCACTGTACAATACGTCCGGAAATATCAACTGGGAAAACGGCACCTTTACGAATCCTGTAGCCTCATTCCTCAGTGAGTATATCAATAAGACCGCATTTTTTGACAACGGGCTAAACGTCTCCTACAAGCTTTTTCCTTTTCTGTCGGTCAAGATGAATGCCGGGATCAGCTATCAGAATTTCGAGGAGAGATCACTGAAGCCCCACACCATCAATAACCCCGCATTGGGTCAGACGAGCCTGAACTCGACCTCATCAAAGAATAATCAGGTGAACTTTTCCTACATACTTGAACCGCAGGTTGTCGGAACGTATCAGTTCGGGAACCATCAGTTTGAGGCCTTGGTAGGGACTACTCTTCAAAAGACGCAATCTGATCAGGGTGCGATAACGGGAAGGGGATTTGAAAGCAATGCACTGATCGACAATATTGGCGCTGCCAGTGTAAAGACCATCTCTGATCAGGTACGCAGTGAGTACAACTATACCGCAGTGTTTGCCCGATTTAATTATCAGCTTAAAAAAAGGTATATCCTAAACCTTACAGGAAGACGGGATGGTTCAAGCCGTTTCGGTCCCAACAATCGCTTCGGGAATTTCGGGGCATTAGGAGGGGCGTGGCTGTTTTCGGAAGAGAATTTCCTGAGAGATTCCAAATGGCTGACCTTAGGTAAGATCAGAGGAAGTATAGGAACGACAGGAAATGACAAGATAGGGGATTACCAATACCTCAACACCTATATCATTTCCTCCAATATCTATAACGGACAGACCGGGCTTAATCCCGCACGATTGTACAATCCCAATTTCAGCTGGGAGAAGACGGTGAAAAAGGAAGTGGCAATGGAACTTGGATTTTGGAAGGGACGCTTTAACTTCTCAGGAGCGTACTATGAAAATACTTCATCTAATCAGCTGGTGGGTATTCCACTTCCTGCAACTACGGGGTTTTCCTCGATACAGTCCAATCTTCCTGCAAAGATCAGGAATACGGGATGGGAATTTGACACGTCGATTCAGGTACTCAAAAATGGAAAGTTCAGATATGATACGTCATTCAATCTGAGTATTCCTCGAAACACGCTGGTAGAGTTTCCGAACCTCGAAGGTTCGACCTACTCCAATCAATATGTTATTGGCTATCCGACGACTATTGCGAGAGTGTACCAGTATGAGGGAATCGATCCTGCAACAGGATTATATAAGTTCAAGGATTTCAACGGTGATGGAAAGATCAATTTTCCAGATGACAACAAGGCAGTGGAAAAACTTGGCGTCCGGATGTTTGGCGGATGGTCAAGCCAGTTCAGGTTCGGTCAATGGTCAGCTTCCTTCCTGTGGCAGTTCGTTAAACAGAGGAACTGGAATTACAACCGCCAGATGCTGATGCCGGGAACACTCAGCAACCAGCCTGTCGAGGTTCTGGATGCATGGTCGCCCTCGAATCCGGAAGGAACCTATATGCAATACTCAGCGGGCTATAATCCTCAGAAACTTTCACTGCATGGTTTCTTTCAGAATTCTACCGCTGCGGTAAGTGATGCCTCTTACATCAGGCTGAAAAATGTACAGGTCAATTACCGGATACCGGTAGATAGAATGGGGATCAAGGAAGCGATGGTCTATTTTCAGGGACAAAACCTTCTGACCATCACCGACTATTTCGGAATGGACCCGGAATTTTATCTGGTAGGTTATCTGCCGCCTTTGAAGACGTATTCTTTGGGATTTCAGGTGACGTTCTGA
- a CDS encoding oleate hydratase yields MSNSNKHAYFIGGGLASLAGAVYLLEDGGFKGENIHIIEALPILGGSNDGAGTKEKGFICRGGRMLNEETYENFWELTSRIPSLDVPNISVKDEILAFDHANPTNAKARLIDKNGNILPVTDMGFNTQDRMKFLKLFFADENDLDNITIRDWFDDHFFTTNFWYMWQTTFAWQEWSSIFEFQRYMKRMLLEFSRIETLEGVTRTPYNQYESVILPLKAFLDQHKVDFSLRKTVTDLDFADDDGITVTEIECINAEGNTEKITVNEGDLVFFTNGCITDNSNNGDYNTPAKYLPSNPPSFALWREIANKKPGKLGNPDPFFTKPDETKWYSFTATFKGNKFLKLIEEYTGNKPGSGALMTFKDSSWRMSIVVAAQPHFKAQGDDTTILWGYGLYPDAVGDYVKKPMIDCTGEEILTELIHHLHFEKHEQEIKDSVINVIPCMMPYIDALFQPRAKKDRPAVVPEGSTNLALISQFVEIPEDMVFTEEYSVRAARLAVYTLLGLDKKVTPVTEHWKKPDVLAKAIHTSYRN; encoded by the coding sequence ATGAGCAATTCGAACAAACATGCATATTTCATCGGAGGCGGATTGGCAAGTCTTGCCGGCGCCGTATATCTGTTAGAAGACGGAGGCTTTAAAGGCGAAAACATTCACATCATTGAAGCCCTGCCGATTTTGGGCGGTAGCAACGATGGTGCAGGAACTAAAGAAAAAGGGTTCATCTGTCGTGGCGGGCGTATGCTCAACGAAGAAACCTATGAAAACTTTTGGGAATTAACATCCCGTATCCCTTCTCTGGATGTCCCGAACATTTCCGTAAAAGACGAAATTCTGGCATTTGACCACGCGAATCCGACAAATGCAAAAGCGCGGTTGATTGACAAAAACGGAAACATTTTACCTGTAACGGATATGGGTTTCAATACTCAGGACCGGATGAAATTTTTGAAATTGTTTTTTGCCGATGAAAATGATTTAGACAACATTACTATTCGTGATTGGTTTGACGATCATTTTTTTACAACCAACTTTTGGTATATGTGGCAAACCACTTTTGCCTGGCAGGAATGGAGCAGTATTTTTGAATTTCAACGCTATATGAAACGTATGCTGTTGGAATTTTCAAGAATCGAAACACTCGAAGGGGTTACCAGAACACCATACAACCAATATGAATCCGTTATCTTACCGTTGAAGGCATTTCTGGACCAGCATAAAGTGGACTTTTCATTAAGAAAAACCGTTACCGATTTGGATTTTGCCGATGATGATGGCATTACCGTAACGGAAATAGAATGCATCAATGCAGAAGGAAACACAGAGAAAATAACCGTGAATGAAGGCGATTTGGTATTCTTTACCAACGGATGCATTACAGACAATTCTAATAACGGCGATTATAACACGCCTGCAAAATATTTGCCGTCAAATCCGCCAAGTTTTGCATTATGGCGTGAAATTGCCAACAAGAAACCCGGCAAGTTGGGTAATCCCGACCCGTTTTTTACCAAACCTGACGAAACAAAATGGTATTCTTTCACAGCAACATTCAAAGGAAATAAATTTCTGAAACTTATTGAAGAATACACTGGCAACAAACCGGGCAGTGGAGCTTTGATGACATTTAAAGATTCATCGTGGCGAATGTCAATTGTGGTGGCTGCACAACCGCATTTCAAAGCGCAAGGCGATGATACTACTATTCTTTGGGGCTACGGATTATATCCAGATGCAGTGGGAGATTATGTGAAAAAGCCGATGATTGATTGCACGGGCGAAGAAATTTTGACAGAGTTGATTCATCATTTGCATTTTGAAAAACACGAACAGGAAATAAAAGATAGCGTTATCAATGTTATTCCGTGTATGATGCCTTACATCGATGCTTTGTTTCAGCCAAGAGCTAAAAAAGACCGTCCTGCAGTTGTTCCTGAAGGCAGCACCAACCTGGCTCTTATCAGCCAGTTTGTGGAAATACCGGAAGATATGGTATTCACAGAAGAATATTCGGTTCGTGCAGCACGCCTTGCGGTCTATACCCTGCTCGGACTCGATAAAAAAGTAACACCAGTAACGGAACACTGGAAAAAACCAGACGTGCTGGCAAAAGCCATTCATACCTCTTACAGAAATTAA
- a CDS encoding MlaE family ABC transporter permease: MIKIRSFLQETGNITQFTKNYFLLGFRPPYEIKELLAQCYLIGYKSLGLIAMTGFIIGLVLTMQLRPSLVRYGVESQLPVMVGIAIIREIAPVIAALIFAGKIASSIGAELGSMRVTEQIDAMEVSGTHPFKYLVATRVLATTFMLPVLIILADAISLYGAWIGVNIGGTTSLSLFYSQVFDSLDFSDIIPAFIKSFFFGFAVGIVGAYKGYNAVKGTRGVGNAANSAVVLSSILIFVLDLIAVQITGILGYN, from the coding sequence ATGATTAAAATACGTAGTTTTTTACAGGAAACAGGCAATATCACACAGTTTACCAAAAATTACTTTCTATTAGGTTTCCGTCCACCATATGAAATAAAGGAACTGCTCGCACAATGCTATCTCATAGGTTACAAATCTTTGGGGCTTATTGCCATGACAGGCTTTATCATCGGCTTGGTTCTTACGATGCAGCTGCGGCCAAGCCTCGTACGCTATGGTGTGGAATCCCAGCTGCCTGTAATGGTAGGCATTGCCATCATCCGTGAAATAGCACCCGTAATCGCCGCTCTCATCTTTGCAGGTAAAATTGCCAGTAGCATCGGGGCAGAGCTGGGCTCGATGCGGGTTACCGAACAGATAGACGCAATGGAAGTAAGCGGTACACATCCTTTTAAATACCTTGTTGCCACACGTGTCCTGGCTACAACATTTATGCTTCCCGTACTTATCATCCTGGCGGATGCCATTTCACTATATGGTGCCTGGATAGGTGTTAACATTGGCGGTACAACTAGCCTGTCACTTTTCTATTCACAGGTTTTTGACTCCTTGGATTTCAGTGACATCATACCAGCTTTTATCAAAAGCTTTTTTTTCGGTTTTGCAGTGGGAATCGTGGGTGCCTATAAAGGCTATAATGCAGTAAAAGGAACACGGGGCGTGGGGAACGCCGCCAATTCAGCGGTCGTGCTCTCCTCTATCCTTATCTTCGTTTTGGACCTGATTGCGGTACAGATAACCGGCATTCTCGGATATAATTAA
- a CDS encoding alpha/beta fold hydrolase: protein MARHTSGYIIKQKIGNSGSHTLFYELSEPINESPKATVLILHGMQEHSGRYKDFAEYLASNGFAVLLYDHLGHGKTAENREELGYFQKENPKQQLIDDAATMAAFLENNYPNIPHFLLGHSMGSFIARCLLQNQEADFKGAVIVGTGGKINGIGLAKFFLSIKNIIAPKHRSKFINQTFSKINNQHFKGEKDGDLTSWLSLSKSNRESFCRDSLCGVPFTNNGFYALVSLNQQATERKWAEKLPKEFPFLFVSGADDPIGDFAKGVEKTVTQMQKDGFTDVKIKIYPAMRHEILNEDIKEYVYEDIRDWLNKKIQQLEK from the coding sequence ATGGCAAGGCATACATCAGGCTATATAATCAAGCAGAAAATTGGCAACTCAGGTTCGCACACGCTTTTTTATGAATTATCCGAACCAATAAATGAATCACCAAAGGCTACGGTTCTTATTCTCCACGGGATGCAGGAGCATAGCGGTCGTTATAAGGATTTTGCGGAATATCTGGCGAGCAATGGTTTTGCAGTTCTATTATATGACCATCTCGGACACGGAAAAACGGCGGAAAATCGGGAAGAACTTGGCTATTTTCAAAAAGAAAATCCCAAGCAGCAACTGATAGACGATGCCGCAACGATGGCTGCATTTTTAGAAAACAATTACCCTAACATTCCTCACTTTTTACTAGGTCATTCTATGGGGTCTTTCATTGCAAGATGCTTACTTCAGAATCAGGAAGCCGATTTTAAAGGCGCAGTCATCGTGGGAACGGGAGGAAAAATCAACGGAATCGGTTTGGCTAAATTTTTCCTGTCCATTAAGAATATTATTGCCCCAAAACACAGGAGCAAATTCATCAACCAAACTTTTTCAAAAATTAATAATCAACATTTTAAAGGCGAGAAAGATGGCGACCTTACCAGCTGGCTGAGCCTCAGCAAATCCAACCGTGAATCATTTTGCCGGGACAGCCTATGCGGAGTACCTTTTACCAATAATGGTTTTTACGCATTAGTTTCTCTAAACCAACAGGCAACGGAAAGAAAATGGGCAGAAAAATTACCAAAAGAATTTCCCTTTCTTTTTGTAAGCGGAGCTGATGATCCGATAGGAGACTTCGCAAAAGGGGTTGAAAAAACGGTAACACAAATGCAAAAAGATGGATTTACAGATGTTAAAATTAAAATTTATCCTGCTATGCGGCACGAAATACTTAATGAGGATATTAAAGAATATGTATATGAAGATATAAGGGATTGGCTCAATAAAAAAATACAGCAATTGGAAAAGTAG
- a CDS encoding RagB/SusD family nutrient uptake outer membrane protein has product MKNIINQMMYLLVMLAALLSTIACEKFVETDFPNNQLATEMIFEDEKTADAALAGLYSGLWTGSVISGTSDGSGALLGTYSDDITCVFTSAGNAILDIYNNQPLATNSTVSLVWTNAYQQIYMANSIIEGVERSKSLSESAKDRIKGEALMIRSLIYFYLYQIYGEIPYTDTTDYVYNSTLNRMPKDQFLIKLETDMSEAVNLLPTAYRNAERIYINKGVGYLVLAKMKMLIGNWQEAEVLCQAVIQNADYVFQNDLSKVFQKTGKHIIWQLKPKNNTDPTNEALLYNFVSAPTSFVLNPDLINSFSMGDLRRQQYFVAVVFGSQTNYKQTKYKVTTTTNSTEYSVIYRLEDVYLMLAESLMKQNKTAQAVPFINYTRQRAGLTALTTSISQSQAMEEIKNERRKEFFAEHGNRFLDLKRWGQLDQLKPVKVNWKATNQFFPLPQKEMLLNMNLTPQNDGY; this is encoded by the coding sequence ATGAAAAATATAATTAATCAAATGATGTATCTGCTCGTGATGCTCGCCGCTCTACTCAGTACGATTGCCTGCGAGAAGTTTGTGGAAACTGATTTCCCGAATAACCAACTGGCCACTGAAATGATCTTTGAAGACGAAAAAACGGCAGATGCCGCCCTGGCAGGTTTGTATTCAGGTCTGTGGACCGGCTCTGTGATCAGCGGTACATCAGACGGTTCAGGTGCTCTGCTGGGAACCTATTCCGATGATATTACCTGTGTCTTTACCAGCGCAGGGAATGCGATCCTGGATATTTACAACAACCAGCCCCTTGCAACGAATTCTACAGTCAGTCTGGTCTGGACAAATGCCTATCAGCAAATCTATATGGCGAATAGTATTATCGAAGGCGTGGAAAGATCAAAGAGCCTTTCTGAATCGGCAAAGGACAGGATCAAAGGGGAAGCTCTGATGATCCGTTCTCTGATTTATTTTTACCTGTACCAGATCTATGGAGAAATTCCTTATACCGATACTACAGACTATGTGTACAACAGTACACTGAACAGAATGCCAAAGGATCAGTTTCTGATAAAGCTTGAAACAGATATGTCTGAGGCGGTAAACCTGCTGCCGACAGCATATCGTAATGCGGAGCGGATCTATATAAATAAGGGGGTCGGATATCTGGTGCTGGCCAAGATGAAGATGCTGATCGGTAATTGGCAGGAAGCGGAAGTACTATGTCAGGCAGTCATTCAGAATGCGGACTATGTTTTTCAAAATGACCTGTCCAAAGTTTTTCAGAAAACAGGAAAGCATATCATCTGGCAATTGAAGCCTAAGAATAACACAGACCCAACCAATGAAGCATTGCTCTACAATTTTGTTTCAGCACCAACATCTTTTGTCCTTAACCCTGATCTTATCAATTCTTTTTCTATGGGTGATCTCCGCAGACAACAATATTTTGTAGCAGTGGTATTCGGTTCCCAGACGAATTATAAGCAGACCAAGTACAAGGTGACTACAACGACCAATAGTACTGAATACTCCGTCATTTACAGGTTGGAGGATGTTTATCTGATGCTTGCAGAATCTCTTATGAAACAAAACAAGACCGCTCAGGCAGTACCGTTCATTAATTACACCAGACAGAGGGCAGGACTGACTGCATTAACTACTTCGATTTCACAGTCTCAGGCGATGGAGGAGATAAAGAATGAGAGAAGAAAAGAGTTTTTTGCAGAACACGGCAACAGGTTTTTAGATCTGAAAAGATGGGGACAGCTGGATCAGCTCAAACCTGTAAAGGTCAATTGGAAAGCAACCAACCAATTCTTTCCGTTGCCACAGAAAGAAATGCTTTTGAACATGAATCTAACGCCACAGAATGATGGATATTAG
- a CDS encoding helix-turn-helix domain-containing protein: MEKTFVFETTQFDYDFINHIKRLRMEKEISQEKLSLKMGLTKSFVGNVENIKENHKYSTRHIALLAKAFGFLNISELMNFPTPKYDKIKVTVKQIYNENGTRIVDIEILKIEPL; encoded by the coding sequence ATGGAAAAAACTTTTGTTTTTGAAACAACTCAATTTGATTATGACTTCATTAATCATATTAAGAGACTTAGAATGGAGAAAGAAATTTCTCAAGAAAAATTAAGTTTAAAAATGGGCTTAACTAAAAGCTTTGTCGGTAATGTTGAAAATATAAAGGAAAATCATAAATATTCTACACGCCATATTGCTTTATTAGCGAAAGCTTTTGGATTTTTAAACATTTCTGAATTAATGAATTTTCCCACACCAAAATATGATAAGATTAAAGTAACTGTGAAGCAGATTTATAATGAAAACGGGACCAGAATTGTAGATATTGAGATATTGAAAATTGAACCTCTTTAA